In Athene noctua chromosome 7, bAthNoc1.hap1.1, whole genome shotgun sequence, the following proteins share a genomic window:
- the ZNF804A gene encoding zinc finger protein 804A isoform X2: MIMLTNRLKELKQREFARNVASKSRKDERKQEKALQRLHKLAELRKETTCAPGSGPMFKSTTVTVRDHCNDIPQSAAVESANKQDFSCTLMHDAQSCKDVASVISSTPGNACSNKTDANKCGDQVQGAQGHRVGFSFAFPKKAAVKLESSAAVFYEYDETSMEHGFSRRSRFVPGACNLQSPSAAEIVLCPEEKHNCFHPLVEKCIDTAEAPEAQESKELASEENSVLESPVLTPAVSHSKQLVSSDMDGYGIDVSAADLPDQTLPVVADSAQVLPLDCSSYELRGNRALMQAVVEDCLSLQDVAEENDKERNSDSSTTETEIKKLGADVLLPSPSEGGSSGAPQSKPDVRKRPCEPFVPVLSKHGSNILQWPSEMLIYTSTDPSISYSCNPLYFDFKSSRACDIQENPKHQPNIPHLHHKTEPNHSLVSDFTSKPTLECGDYETDINKNVCNYTIPLISDVSLIRNCDLAKNQNKVSLDESFRIRKIEKYHIAKNHLRQNTVIDEKYNKVWIKESREKWLHKSRKRKRRRKLCHCHHHHHCGDTIAAEMEMSQVTEKEFSSRDENKYQHLQNNPEKCRHDAGNIWLAAGEIQQSHQKLGIENAHKRIISVSDHIHGDRGWCGVCSAKNSSQHHGCKRLHRKSKASSRRQAKQLALSSRRHSLRYSKTCCCWKVRRSSCSPEHKCLGHCNEKSPSRNQSIKRGYNVLMEEPEKSHRKRRQHMYSSSSDESSYGQTLSAEEYLRQAHTLGTHQKAKGKHRRRKTRVHHVFLDRNARSETSRPSKENSANSSLNILGDFLTQDSLEETNVDPKADHAKDLDETMQLEESKSSLETDSSCVLENDKLTVCAAMESTPSTFSDVIAGSAASVPEHSAPAPVSMQDVPQDDKKKENANGRENQAHYKVLLPNRHLEQGPPKSYVCHYELAEPLPHEKVNEVTSEWVQCNPGIFSSPPPLPFKEAHVNSHTFLTTEQLIAPFTLPDQTLMFPPDNHEKFKDLPSEAYQQIMPQNMLANKVKFTFPAPTIQPANSPLQPLPLQPPLCSTSVTTIHHTILQQHAAAAASTLKVLQPHQQFLSQVPALSRAPLPHLPVGPRLCPGGHTAFVAPPHLPLLPPSVLHPTQLAFPPLPHTVFPSLLSPHPAVIPLQPLF; encoded by the exons ATGATCATGCTCACAAACAG actgaaggagctgaAACAGAGGGAGTTTGCTCGAAACGTAGCATCTAAGTCACGAAAAGatgaaaggaaacaggaaaaagcTCTTCAACGTTTGCACAAGCTAGCTGAGCTAAGGAAAGAGACAACGTG tGCTCCTGGAAGCGGCCCGATGTTCAAATCCACTACAGTGACTGTGCGAGATCATTGCAATGATATCCCACAAAGTGCTGCCGTAGAGTCTGCCAACAAACAGGATTTCAGCTGTACGTTGATGCATGATGCACAGAGTTGCAAAGATGTTGCTTCTGTTATTTCTTCCACTCCTGGAAATGCATGTAGTAATAAAACTGATGCTAACAAATGTGGAGATCAGGTTCAAGGAGCTCAAGGACATAGAGTTGGgttctcttttgcttttcctaAGAAAGCAGCAGTCAAACTGGAGTCTTCAGCTGCCGTTTTCTATGAATATGATGAAACATCTATGGAGCATGGATTTAGCAGAAGAAGTAGATTTGTTCCAGGAGCGTGTAACCTTCAGTCTCCTTCAGCGGCAGAAATAGTCCTGTGCCCTGAGGAGAAACATAACTGTTTTCACCCACTGGTGGAAAAATGCATAGACACAGCAGAAGCTCCTGAAGCTCAGGAGTCAAAAGAGTTGGCCAGTGAAGAAAACAGCGTGCTAGAGAGTCCTGTATTAACCCCTGCTGTGTCCCATTCAAAGCAACTGGTGTCCTCGGACATGGATGGCTATGGTATTGATGTAAGTGCAGCAGACTTACCCGACCAAACGCTGCCTGTGGTTGCAGACAGTGCTCAGGTCCTGCCCCTGGACTGCAGCAGTTACGAGCTGCGAGGAAACAGGGCTCTCATGCAGGCGGTTGTGGAGGATTGTTTATCTCTGCAGGATGTTGCGGAGGAAAATGATAAAGAGAGGAACAGTGATTCATCCacaactgaaacagaaataaaaaagctgGGGGCAGATGTGTTACTTCCATCACCATCTGAAGGAGGTAGTAGTGGAGCCCCACAAAGCAAACCAGATGTGCGCAAGAGACCTTGTGAACCCTTTGTTCCTGTTCTTAGCAAACATGGATCAAATATTCTTCAGTGGCCATCAGAAATGTTAATTTACACAAGTACAGACCCATCAATTTCTTATAGCTGCAATCCTTTATATTTTGATTTCAAGTCATCAAGAGCATGTGACATCCAAGAAAATCCCAAGCATCAGCCAAACATACCTCATTTGCACCACAAAACTGAACCCAACCATAGCTTAGTCTCGGATTTTACAAGTAAACCTACTTTAGAATGTGGTGATTATGAAacagatattaataaaaatgtgtgCAACTATACAATACCACTTATAAGTGATGTTTCCCTCATCAGAAATTGTGATCTTgcaaaaaatcaaaataaagtgtCCTTGGATGAGTCATTCAGGattagaaaaatagaaaagtatCACATTGCTAAAAATCACTTACGACAAAACACTGTGATAGATGAGAAATATAACAAAGTCTGGATCAAAGAAAGCCGTGAAAAATGGCTTCACAAAAGTAGAAAacggaaaaggagaagaaaattatgtcattgtcatcatcatcatcattgtGGGGACACAATAGCAGCAGAAATGGAGATGTCCCAAGTGACTGAAAAAGAATTTAGTTCCAGAGATGAAAATAAGTATCAGCACCTCCAAAATAACCCAGAGAAGTGCAGACATGATGCAGGAAATATCTGGCTAGCTGCAGGTGAGATACAGCAATCTCATCAAAAACTGGGCATTGAAAATGCTCATAAGAGAATCATATCTGTGTCAGATCACATACATGGGGACAGAGGCTGGTGTGGTGTTTGCAGTGCAAAAAATAGCAGCCAACACCATGGTTGTAAACGACTGCACAGAAAGAGCAAAGCAAGCTCTCGGAGACAGGCAAAGCAGCTGGCTCTGAGTTCCAGGAGGCACAGCTTAAGGTACTCTAAAACATGTTGTTGCTGGAAGGTCAGGAGGTCAAGCTGTAGCCCAGAGCATAAATGTTTAGGGCACTGCAATGAGAAGAGTCCAAGTCGAAACCAGTCCATAAAGAGAGGTTACAATGTTCTGATGGAGGAACCTGAAAAATCCCACCGCAAACGACGACAGCATATGTATTCCTCTTCATCGGATGAAAGTTCATATGGACAGACATTATCAGCGGAGGAATATCTAAGGCAGGCGCATACTTTAGGTACACATCAGAAGGCAAAAGGGAAACACAGGAGAAGGAAAACTAGAGTCCATCACGTATTCCTTGACAGGAACGCAAGAAGTGAGACCTCCAGACCTTCCAAAGAAAATTCTGCaaattcttcattaaatattttggggGACTTCTTGACTCAAGACAGTCTAGAGGAAACTAATGTGGATCCCAAAGCTGATCATGCAAAAGATCTGGATGAAACAATGCAGCTGGAGGAAAGCAAGTCATCTCTAGAAACTGATAGTTCATGTGTTCTGGAAAACGACAAACTGACGGTGTGTGCAGCGATGGAGAGCACTCCGAGTACATTTTCGGATGTCATCGCAggttctgctgcttctgttccaGAGCACAGTGCTCCAGCACCTGTCAGCATGCAGGATGTTCCGCAAgatgacaagaaaaaagaaaatgccaatGGTCGTGAAAATCAAGCTCATTACAAAGTGCTCCTCCCCAACAGGCATTTGGAACAAGGTCCTCCTAAATCCTATGTTTGCCATTATGAATTGGCCGAGCCTCTACCGCATGAGAAAGTAAATGAGGTGACCAGTGAATGGGTACAGTGTAATCCTGGCATATTTAGCAGCCCACCACCCTTGCCATTCAAAGAAGCACATGTAAACAGTCATACCTTTTTAACTACTGAGCAGTTAATAGCCCCCTTCACCCTGCCCGATCAGACATTGATGTTCCCTCCAGATAACCACGAAAAATTCAAAGATCTCCCATCCGAGGCGTATCAGCAGATCATGCCACAAAACATGCTGGCCAACAAAGTGAAGTTCACCTTCCCTGCCCCGACAATCCAGCCTGCGAATTCCCCGCTGCAGCCCTtgcccttgcagccaccactatGTTCTACCTCCGTTACCACCATCCATCACACCATCCTGCAGCAGCatgctgccgctgctgccagTACGTTGAAGGTTCTCCAGCCGCACCAGCAGTTCCTCTCGCAGGTCCCGGCTCTTTCCAGAGCTCCTTTACCTCATCTACCGGTAGGACCGAGGCTTTGCCCAGGGGGCCACACAGCTTTCGTTGCCCCGCCGCATTTGCCGCTGCTGCCGCCCTCGGTCCTGCACCCGACCCAGCTGGCATTTCCTCCACTGCCGCACACTGTCTTCCCATCCTTGCTGTCCCCGCACCCGGCTGtcattcccctgcagcccctctttTAG
- the ZNF804A gene encoding zinc finger protein 804A isoform X1: protein MECYYIVISSAHLSNGHFRNIKGVFRGPLSKNGNKTLDYAEKKNTIAKALEDLKANFYCELCDKQYYKHQEFDNHINSYDHAHKQRLKELKQREFARNVASKSRKDERKQEKALQRLHKLAELRKETTCAPGSGPMFKSTTVTVRDHCNDIPQSAAVESANKQDFSCTLMHDAQSCKDVASVISSTPGNACSNKTDANKCGDQVQGAQGHRVGFSFAFPKKAAVKLESSAAVFYEYDETSMEHGFSRRSRFVPGACNLQSPSAAEIVLCPEEKHNCFHPLVEKCIDTAEAPEAQESKELASEENSVLESPVLTPAVSHSKQLVSSDMDGYGIDVSAADLPDQTLPVVADSAQVLPLDCSSYELRGNRALMQAVVEDCLSLQDVAEENDKERNSDSSTTETEIKKLGADVLLPSPSEGGSSGAPQSKPDVRKRPCEPFVPVLSKHGSNILQWPSEMLIYTSTDPSISYSCNPLYFDFKSSRACDIQENPKHQPNIPHLHHKTEPNHSLVSDFTSKPTLECGDYETDINKNVCNYTIPLISDVSLIRNCDLAKNQNKVSLDESFRIRKIEKYHIAKNHLRQNTVIDEKYNKVWIKESREKWLHKSRKRKRRRKLCHCHHHHHCGDTIAAEMEMSQVTEKEFSSRDENKYQHLQNNPEKCRHDAGNIWLAAGEIQQSHQKLGIENAHKRIISVSDHIHGDRGWCGVCSAKNSSQHHGCKRLHRKSKASSRRQAKQLALSSRRHSLRYSKTCCCWKVRRSSCSPEHKCLGHCNEKSPSRNQSIKRGYNVLMEEPEKSHRKRRQHMYSSSSDESSYGQTLSAEEYLRQAHTLGTHQKAKGKHRRRKTRVHHVFLDRNARSETSRPSKENSANSSLNILGDFLTQDSLEETNVDPKADHAKDLDETMQLEESKSSLETDSSCVLENDKLTVCAAMESTPSTFSDVIAGSAASVPEHSAPAPVSMQDVPQDDKKKENANGRENQAHYKVLLPNRHLEQGPPKSYVCHYELAEPLPHEKVNEVTSEWVQCNPGIFSSPPPLPFKEAHVNSHTFLTTEQLIAPFTLPDQTLMFPPDNHEKFKDLPSEAYQQIMPQNMLANKVKFTFPAPTIQPANSPLQPLPLQPPLCSTSVTTIHHTILQQHAAAAASTLKVLQPHQQFLSQVPALSRAPLPHLPVGPRLCPGGHTAFVAPPHLPLLPPSVLHPTQLAFPPLPHTVFPSLLSPHPAVIPLQPLF, encoded by the exons GATtatgctgaaaagaaaaacacgATAGCAAAAGCCCTGGAAGATCTTAAAGCCAACTTCTACTGTGAACTCTGTGACAAGCAGTACTATAAACACCAGGAGTTTGACAATCACATTAACTCTTATGATCATGCTCACAAACAG agactgaaggagctgaAACAGAGGGAGTTTGCTCGAAACGTAGCATCTAAGTCACGAAAAGatgaaaggaaacaggaaaaagcTCTTCAACGTTTGCACAAGCTAGCTGAGCTAAGGAAAGAGACAACGTG tGCTCCTGGAAGCGGCCCGATGTTCAAATCCACTACAGTGACTGTGCGAGATCATTGCAATGATATCCCACAAAGTGCTGCCGTAGAGTCTGCCAACAAACAGGATTTCAGCTGTACGTTGATGCATGATGCACAGAGTTGCAAAGATGTTGCTTCTGTTATTTCTTCCACTCCTGGAAATGCATGTAGTAATAAAACTGATGCTAACAAATGTGGAGATCAGGTTCAAGGAGCTCAAGGACATAGAGTTGGgttctcttttgcttttcctaAGAAAGCAGCAGTCAAACTGGAGTCTTCAGCTGCCGTTTTCTATGAATATGATGAAACATCTATGGAGCATGGATTTAGCAGAAGAAGTAGATTTGTTCCAGGAGCGTGTAACCTTCAGTCTCCTTCAGCGGCAGAAATAGTCCTGTGCCCTGAGGAGAAACATAACTGTTTTCACCCACTGGTGGAAAAATGCATAGACACAGCAGAAGCTCCTGAAGCTCAGGAGTCAAAAGAGTTGGCCAGTGAAGAAAACAGCGTGCTAGAGAGTCCTGTATTAACCCCTGCTGTGTCCCATTCAAAGCAACTGGTGTCCTCGGACATGGATGGCTATGGTATTGATGTAAGTGCAGCAGACTTACCCGACCAAACGCTGCCTGTGGTTGCAGACAGTGCTCAGGTCCTGCCCCTGGACTGCAGCAGTTACGAGCTGCGAGGAAACAGGGCTCTCATGCAGGCGGTTGTGGAGGATTGTTTATCTCTGCAGGATGTTGCGGAGGAAAATGATAAAGAGAGGAACAGTGATTCATCCacaactgaaacagaaataaaaaagctgGGGGCAGATGTGTTACTTCCATCACCATCTGAAGGAGGTAGTAGTGGAGCCCCACAAAGCAAACCAGATGTGCGCAAGAGACCTTGTGAACCCTTTGTTCCTGTTCTTAGCAAACATGGATCAAATATTCTTCAGTGGCCATCAGAAATGTTAATTTACACAAGTACAGACCCATCAATTTCTTATAGCTGCAATCCTTTATATTTTGATTTCAAGTCATCAAGAGCATGTGACATCCAAGAAAATCCCAAGCATCAGCCAAACATACCTCATTTGCACCACAAAACTGAACCCAACCATAGCTTAGTCTCGGATTTTACAAGTAAACCTACTTTAGAATGTGGTGATTATGAAacagatattaataaaaatgtgtgCAACTATACAATACCACTTATAAGTGATGTTTCCCTCATCAGAAATTGTGATCTTgcaaaaaatcaaaataaagtgtCCTTGGATGAGTCATTCAGGattagaaaaatagaaaagtatCACATTGCTAAAAATCACTTACGACAAAACACTGTGATAGATGAGAAATATAACAAAGTCTGGATCAAAGAAAGCCGTGAAAAATGGCTTCACAAAAGTAGAAAacggaaaaggagaagaaaattatgtcattgtcatcatcatcatcattgtGGGGACACAATAGCAGCAGAAATGGAGATGTCCCAAGTGACTGAAAAAGAATTTAGTTCCAGAGATGAAAATAAGTATCAGCACCTCCAAAATAACCCAGAGAAGTGCAGACATGATGCAGGAAATATCTGGCTAGCTGCAGGTGAGATACAGCAATCTCATCAAAAACTGGGCATTGAAAATGCTCATAAGAGAATCATATCTGTGTCAGATCACATACATGGGGACAGAGGCTGGTGTGGTGTTTGCAGTGCAAAAAATAGCAGCCAACACCATGGTTGTAAACGACTGCACAGAAAGAGCAAAGCAAGCTCTCGGAGACAGGCAAAGCAGCTGGCTCTGAGTTCCAGGAGGCACAGCTTAAGGTACTCTAAAACATGTTGTTGCTGGAAGGTCAGGAGGTCAAGCTGTAGCCCAGAGCATAAATGTTTAGGGCACTGCAATGAGAAGAGTCCAAGTCGAAACCAGTCCATAAAGAGAGGTTACAATGTTCTGATGGAGGAACCTGAAAAATCCCACCGCAAACGACGACAGCATATGTATTCCTCTTCATCGGATGAAAGTTCATATGGACAGACATTATCAGCGGAGGAATATCTAAGGCAGGCGCATACTTTAGGTACACATCAGAAGGCAAAAGGGAAACACAGGAGAAGGAAAACTAGAGTCCATCACGTATTCCTTGACAGGAACGCAAGAAGTGAGACCTCCAGACCTTCCAAAGAAAATTCTGCaaattcttcattaaatattttggggGACTTCTTGACTCAAGACAGTCTAGAGGAAACTAATGTGGATCCCAAAGCTGATCATGCAAAAGATCTGGATGAAACAATGCAGCTGGAGGAAAGCAAGTCATCTCTAGAAACTGATAGTTCATGTGTTCTGGAAAACGACAAACTGACGGTGTGTGCAGCGATGGAGAGCACTCCGAGTACATTTTCGGATGTCATCGCAggttctgctgcttctgttccaGAGCACAGTGCTCCAGCACCTGTCAGCATGCAGGATGTTCCGCAAgatgacaagaaaaaagaaaatgccaatGGTCGTGAAAATCAAGCTCATTACAAAGTGCTCCTCCCCAACAGGCATTTGGAACAAGGTCCTCCTAAATCCTATGTTTGCCATTATGAATTGGCCGAGCCTCTACCGCATGAGAAAGTAAATGAGGTGACCAGTGAATGGGTACAGTGTAATCCTGGCATATTTAGCAGCCCACCACCCTTGCCATTCAAAGAAGCACATGTAAACAGTCATACCTTTTTAACTACTGAGCAGTTAATAGCCCCCTTCACCCTGCCCGATCAGACATTGATGTTCCCTCCAGATAACCACGAAAAATTCAAAGATCTCCCATCCGAGGCGTATCAGCAGATCATGCCACAAAACATGCTGGCCAACAAAGTGAAGTTCACCTTCCCTGCCCCGACAATCCAGCCTGCGAATTCCCCGCTGCAGCCCTtgcccttgcagccaccactatGTTCTACCTCCGTTACCACCATCCATCACACCATCCTGCAGCAGCatgctgccgctgctgccagTACGTTGAAGGTTCTCCAGCCGCACCAGCAGTTCCTCTCGCAGGTCCCGGCTCTTTCCAGAGCTCCTTTACCTCATCTACCGGTAGGACCGAGGCTTTGCCCAGGGGGCCACACAGCTTTCGTTGCCCCGCCGCATTTGCCGCTGCTGCCGCCCTCGGTCCTGCACCCGACCCAGCTGGCATTTCCTCCACTGCCGCACACTGTCTTCCCATCCTTGCTGTCCCCGCACCCGGCTGtcattcccctgcagcccctctttTAG
- the ZNF804A gene encoding zinc finger protein 804A isoform X3 produces the protein MFKSTTVTVRDHCNDIPQSAAVESANKQDFSCTLMHDAQSCKDVASVISSTPGNACSNKTDANKCGDQVQGAQGHRVGFSFAFPKKAAVKLESSAAVFYEYDETSMEHGFSRRSRFVPGACNLQSPSAAEIVLCPEEKHNCFHPLVEKCIDTAEAPEAQESKELASEENSVLESPVLTPAVSHSKQLVSSDMDGYGIDVSAADLPDQTLPVVADSAQVLPLDCSSYELRGNRALMQAVVEDCLSLQDVAEENDKERNSDSSTTETEIKKLGADVLLPSPSEGGSSGAPQSKPDVRKRPCEPFVPVLSKHGSNILQWPSEMLIYTSTDPSISYSCNPLYFDFKSSRACDIQENPKHQPNIPHLHHKTEPNHSLVSDFTSKPTLECGDYETDINKNVCNYTIPLISDVSLIRNCDLAKNQNKVSLDESFRIRKIEKYHIAKNHLRQNTVIDEKYNKVWIKESREKWLHKSRKRKRRRKLCHCHHHHHCGDTIAAEMEMSQVTEKEFSSRDENKYQHLQNNPEKCRHDAGNIWLAAGEIQQSHQKLGIENAHKRIISVSDHIHGDRGWCGVCSAKNSSQHHGCKRLHRKSKASSRRQAKQLALSSRRHSLRYSKTCCCWKVRRSSCSPEHKCLGHCNEKSPSRNQSIKRGYNVLMEEPEKSHRKRRQHMYSSSSDESSYGQTLSAEEYLRQAHTLGTHQKAKGKHRRRKTRVHHVFLDRNARSETSRPSKENSANSSLNILGDFLTQDSLEETNVDPKADHAKDLDETMQLEESKSSLETDSSCVLENDKLTVCAAMESTPSTFSDVIAGSAASVPEHSAPAPVSMQDVPQDDKKKENANGRENQAHYKVLLPNRHLEQGPPKSYVCHYELAEPLPHEKVNEVTSEWVQCNPGIFSSPPPLPFKEAHVNSHTFLTTEQLIAPFTLPDQTLMFPPDNHEKFKDLPSEAYQQIMPQNMLANKVKFTFPAPTIQPANSPLQPLPLQPPLCSTSVTTIHHTILQQHAAAAASTLKVLQPHQQFLSQVPALSRAPLPHLPVGPRLCPGGHTAFVAPPHLPLLPPSVLHPTQLAFPPLPHTVFPSLLSPHPAVIPLQPLF, from the coding sequence ATGTTCAAATCCACTACAGTGACTGTGCGAGATCATTGCAATGATATCCCACAAAGTGCTGCCGTAGAGTCTGCCAACAAACAGGATTTCAGCTGTACGTTGATGCATGATGCACAGAGTTGCAAAGATGTTGCTTCTGTTATTTCTTCCACTCCTGGAAATGCATGTAGTAATAAAACTGATGCTAACAAATGTGGAGATCAGGTTCAAGGAGCTCAAGGACATAGAGTTGGgttctcttttgcttttcctaAGAAAGCAGCAGTCAAACTGGAGTCTTCAGCTGCCGTTTTCTATGAATATGATGAAACATCTATGGAGCATGGATTTAGCAGAAGAAGTAGATTTGTTCCAGGAGCGTGTAACCTTCAGTCTCCTTCAGCGGCAGAAATAGTCCTGTGCCCTGAGGAGAAACATAACTGTTTTCACCCACTGGTGGAAAAATGCATAGACACAGCAGAAGCTCCTGAAGCTCAGGAGTCAAAAGAGTTGGCCAGTGAAGAAAACAGCGTGCTAGAGAGTCCTGTATTAACCCCTGCTGTGTCCCATTCAAAGCAACTGGTGTCCTCGGACATGGATGGCTATGGTATTGATGTAAGTGCAGCAGACTTACCCGACCAAACGCTGCCTGTGGTTGCAGACAGTGCTCAGGTCCTGCCCCTGGACTGCAGCAGTTACGAGCTGCGAGGAAACAGGGCTCTCATGCAGGCGGTTGTGGAGGATTGTTTATCTCTGCAGGATGTTGCGGAGGAAAATGATAAAGAGAGGAACAGTGATTCATCCacaactgaaacagaaataaaaaagctgGGGGCAGATGTGTTACTTCCATCACCATCTGAAGGAGGTAGTAGTGGAGCCCCACAAAGCAAACCAGATGTGCGCAAGAGACCTTGTGAACCCTTTGTTCCTGTTCTTAGCAAACATGGATCAAATATTCTTCAGTGGCCATCAGAAATGTTAATTTACACAAGTACAGACCCATCAATTTCTTATAGCTGCAATCCTTTATATTTTGATTTCAAGTCATCAAGAGCATGTGACATCCAAGAAAATCCCAAGCATCAGCCAAACATACCTCATTTGCACCACAAAACTGAACCCAACCATAGCTTAGTCTCGGATTTTACAAGTAAACCTACTTTAGAATGTGGTGATTATGAAacagatattaataaaaatgtgtgCAACTATACAATACCACTTATAAGTGATGTTTCCCTCATCAGAAATTGTGATCTTgcaaaaaatcaaaataaagtgtCCTTGGATGAGTCATTCAGGattagaaaaatagaaaagtatCACATTGCTAAAAATCACTTACGACAAAACACTGTGATAGATGAGAAATATAACAAAGTCTGGATCAAAGAAAGCCGTGAAAAATGGCTTCACAAAAGTAGAAAacggaaaaggagaagaaaattatgtcattgtcatcatcatcatcattgtGGGGACACAATAGCAGCAGAAATGGAGATGTCCCAAGTGACTGAAAAAGAATTTAGTTCCAGAGATGAAAATAAGTATCAGCACCTCCAAAATAACCCAGAGAAGTGCAGACATGATGCAGGAAATATCTGGCTAGCTGCAGGTGAGATACAGCAATCTCATCAAAAACTGGGCATTGAAAATGCTCATAAGAGAATCATATCTGTGTCAGATCACATACATGGGGACAGAGGCTGGTGTGGTGTTTGCAGTGCAAAAAATAGCAGCCAACACCATGGTTGTAAACGACTGCACAGAAAGAGCAAAGCAAGCTCTCGGAGACAGGCAAAGCAGCTGGCTCTGAGTTCCAGGAGGCACAGCTTAAGGTACTCTAAAACATGTTGTTGCTGGAAGGTCAGGAGGTCAAGCTGTAGCCCAGAGCATAAATGTTTAGGGCACTGCAATGAGAAGAGTCCAAGTCGAAACCAGTCCATAAAGAGAGGTTACAATGTTCTGATGGAGGAACCTGAAAAATCCCACCGCAAACGACGACAGCATATGTATTCCTCTTCATCGGATGAAAGTTCATATGGACAGACATTATCAGCGGAGGAATATCTAAGGCAGGCGCATACTTTAGGTACACATCAGAAGGCAAAAGGGAAACACAGGAGAAGGAAAACTAGAGTCCATCACGTATTCCTTGACAGGAACGCAAGAAGTGAGACCTCCAGACCTTCCAAAGAAAATTCTGCaaattcttcattaaatattttggggGACTTCTTGACTCAAGACAGTCTAGAGGAAACTAATGTGGATCCCAAAGCTGATCATGCAAAAGATCTGGATGAAACAATGCAGCTGGAGGAAAGCAAGTCATCTCTAGAAACTGATAGTTCATGTGTTCTGGAAAACGACAAACTGACGGTGTGTGCAGCGATGGAGAGCACTCCGAGTACATTTTCGGATGTCATCGCAggttctgctgcttctgttccaGAGCACAGTGCTCCAGCACCTGTCAGCATGCAGGATGTTCCGCAAgatgacaagaaaaaagaaaatgccaatGGTCGTGAAAATCAAGCTCATTACAAAGTGCTCCTCCCCAACAGGCATTTGGAACAAGGTCCTCCTAAATCCTATGTTTGCCATTATGAATTGGCCGAGCCTCTACCGCATGAGAAAGTAAATGAGGTGACCAGTGAATGGGTACAGTGTAATCCTGGCATATTTAGCAGCCCACCACCCTTGCCATTCAAAGAAGCACATGTAAACAGTCATACCTTTTTAACTACTGAGCAGTTAATAGCCCCCTTCACCCTGCCCGATCAGACATTGATGTTCCCTCCAGATAACCACGAAAAATTCAAAGATCTCCCATCCGAGGCGTATCAGCAGATCATGCCACAAAACATGCTGGCCAACAAAGTGAAGTTCACCTTCCCTGCCCCGACAATCCAGCCTGCGAATTCCCCGCTGCAGCCCTtgcccttgcagccaccactatGTTCTACCTCCGTTACCACCATCCATCACACCATCCTGCAGCAGCatgctgccgctgctgccagTACGTTGAAGGTTCTCCAGCCGCACCAGCAGTTCCTCTCGCAGGTCCCGGCTCTTTCCAGAGCTCCTTTACCTCATCTACCGGTAGGACCGAGGCTTTGCCCAGGGGGCCACACAGCTTTCGTTGCCCCGCCGCATTTGCCGCTGCTGCCGCCCTCGGTCCTGCACCCGACCCAGCTGGCATTTCCTCCACTGCCGCACACTGTCTTCCCATCCTTGCTGTCCCCGCACCCGGCTGtcattcccctgcagcccctctttTAG